In one Vagococcus entomophilus genomic region, the following are encoded:
- a CDS encoding NAD(P)-dependent malic enzyme, whose product MEEEVLALHKKHTGVLSIHSDLPVLNGHDLSKAYTPGVAALSKLIEKDHDLAREYTISGKLVAVVTDGSAVLGLGDIGSQAGLPIVEGKALLYKTFSKVDAVPLAMEQVSIDEFVATIKNMANSFAGIHLEDIQAPRCFEIEEKLQQQLDIPVYHDDQEGTAIVVLAGLLNAAKVVGKPIERLKVVINGIGASGVATAKLLAFAGIKSITLVDQQGVLKEGDKTLNPYQASLVQQLTCSTEGNSLAEAIVMQDVFIGLSVGSVLSKEMVETMNEDPIVFALANPVPEITPDLAKEAGVRVMATGSSAYPNQINNILAFPGLFKGLLEAKGKKVDEALEYQVAKALADMVKQPTAEKFIPGVFEPDVVENVKHAVINFFKK is encoded by the coding sequence TTGGAAGAAGAAGTACTCGCTTTGCACAAAAAGCACACGGGTGTTTTAAGCATCCATTCAGATCTGCCTGTACTAAACGGTCACGATTTATCGAAAGCGTATACACCTGGTGTGGCGGCGCTCAGTAAGTTGATTGAAAAGGATCATGATTTAGCTCGAGAGTACACCATTAGTGGCAAGCTCGTTGCGGTTGTAACAGATGGTTCTGCGGTATTAGGGCTGGGAGATATAGGCTCACAAGCAGGTTTGCCAATTGTGGAAGGAAAGGCGTTGCTGTACAAAACATTTTCAAAAGTAGATGCGGTTCCTTTGGCCATGGAGCAGGTAAGCATTGACGAATTTGTGGCAACTATCAAAAATATGGCGAACAGCTTTGCTGGGATTCATCTTGAAGATATTCAGGCACCGCGTTGTTTTGAAATCGAAGAAAAATTACAACAACAATTAGACATTCCAGTGTATCATGATGATCAAGAAGGCACCGCGATTGTTGTACTTGCAGGTTTATTGAATGCTGCCAAAGTTGTGGGCAAACCTATTGAGCGTTTGAAAGTAGTGATTAATGGTATCGGCGCTTCGGGTGTAGCAACGGCAAAGTTACTTGCTTTTGCAGGGATCAAATCGATTACATTAGTAGATCAACAAGGTGTATTAAAAGAAGGAGATAAAACACTTAACCCCTATCAAGCATCGCTCGTACAGCAATTAACTTGCTCAACAGAAGGAAATTCTCTTGCAGAAGCGATTGTAATGCAAGATGTTTTCATTGGTCTTTCAGTGGGATCAGTACTAAGCAAGGAGATGGTGGAAACGATGAATGAGGATCCCATTGTTTTTGCTTTAGCCAATCCTGTGCCTGAAATTACGCCAGACTTAGCAAAAGAAGCAGGTGTACGTGTGATGGCAACCGGAAGTTCTGCTTATCCAAATCAAATCAACAATATTTTAGCATTTCCAGGATTATTTAAAGGTCTGCTAGAGGCAAAAGGGAAAAAAGTTGATGAAGCTCTAGAGTACCAAGTGGCTAAAGCACTTGCAGACATGGTCAAACAGCCAACAGCAGAGAAGTTTATTCCCGGTGTATTTGAACCAGATGTAGTCGAAAATGTGAAACATGCGGTCATCAATTTTTTTAAAAAATAA
- a CDS encoding 2-hydroxycarboxylate transporter family protein, whose protein sequence is MVQKIAQLKIGFIPLPIYLLLVAVYFLLTLGKIMPNDMLGALGIMTLFSFILEEIGKHIPVLNSLGGKVLVVTFLPSYLVYKSWLPESSIKTVTDFMSNNNFLNFFIALLIVGSICSMNRKTLIKASSRIILILIICDIVGALVGTGVGMLLGLPAWQAYFFVVAPIMAGGVGEGALPLSIGYAGFIATKQPDVFASILPCVMLGSLIAVICAGILRKLGEMKPELTGNGRLIDEDDEHLDNLKGAKVDVDIEKMLITGVLAIALYLFGVWVNSTIHLPAPIVLLVAVMGAKMLGWIPNDIQNGGNSLYTLTVKGITPPLLFGVGVAMTPWKSLVTVFTHVPMILTIFATVVAIVLTAFITSKILGLYPVDTAIAVSCCSGQGGTGALAILAAGDRMSLMPFAQVAVRLGGAMTVTFAIFLMGILT, encoded by the coding sequence TTGGTGCAAAAAATAGCTCAACTTAAAATTGGTTTTATTCCGCTACCTATTTATTTACTCTTAGTGGCCGTTTATTTTCTATTAACACTTGGCAAAATTATGCCGAATGACATGTTAGGTGCACTTGGTATCATGACCTTATTTTCGTTTATATTAGAAGAAATTGGCAAACATATTCCAGTATTAAACTCTTTAGGTGGGAAAGTGTTAGTTGTCACGTTTCTTCCTTCCTATTTAGTTTATAAGTCTTGGTTGCCAGAGTCTTCCATCAAGACGGTAACAGATTTTATGAGCAATAATAATTTCTTGAATTTTTTTATCGCTCTTTTAATTGTAGGAAGTATTTGCTCTATGAATCGAAAAACGTTGATTAAAGCAAGCTCTCGAATTATTCTAATTTTGATTATTTGTGATATTGTAGGCGCTTTAGTTGGAACGGGTGTTGGAATGTTGCTTGGTCTACCTGCATGGCAAGCTTATTTCTTTGTTGTAGCACCAATTATGGCTGGTGGTGTTGGAGAAGGTGCATTGCCATTATCTATTGGTTATGCTGGGTTTATTGCGACAAAACAGCCCGATGTTTTTGCTTCAATCCTTCCTTGTGTCATGCTTGGAAGTTTAATTGCGGTGATTTGTGCAGGAATACTACGTAAACTGGGGGAAATGAAACCAGAATTAACTGGAAATGGACGCTTGATTGACGAAGATGACGAACATTTGGATAATTTGAAAGGGGCGAAAGTCGACGTAGACATTGAAAAAATGTTAATTACGGGTGTACTAGCAATAGCGCTATATCTATTTGGGGTTTGGGTGAACAGCACGATTCATTTGCCAGCACCTATTGTGTTATTGGTTGCCGTTATGGGAGCGAAAATGTTAGGCTGGATTCCAAATGATATCCAAAATGGTGGCAATTCGTTGTATACTTTAACTGTAAAAGGTATTACTCCACCTCTTTTATTTGGGGTAGGGGTTGCGATGACTCCCTGGAAATCATTAGTCACGGTCTTTACACATGTGCCGATGATTCTTACTATTTTTGCAACGGTTGTAGCGATTGTGTTGACGGCCTTCATCACTTCAAAGATTTTAGGATTGTATCCGGTAGATACAGCCATTGCAGTTTCTTGTTGTAGCGGACAAGGTGGAACGGGCGCCCTTGCCATTTTGGCTGCTGGTGATCGGATGAGTTTGATGCCTTTTGCTCAAGTTGCCGTTCGGTTAGGCGGAGCAATGACCGTGACCTTTGCCATCTTTTTGATGGGGATTTTAACTTAA
- the citC gene encoding [citrate (pro-3S)-lyase] ligase translates to MYGQKELSVVYLKDKKMRESWLSLLQQSGIERVSEAEILSLDRTFGLYQDDHLVATVSYSKNIIKYVAILENYREGGRVFNQLISKVMSTLAYEQIFHILVFTKPVYIQSFNYLGFQLLTQTPQGAFLETGDDSIQRYLAQLPKAQKNAEVAAIVMNANPFTKGHLYLIEEALKQSDFLYIFVVSAEESLFTSKERYELVRAGVDHLKNVAVCPGGEYMVSLATFPAYFLQSEDEVIAYQTELDARLFKEWIVPYCHITKRFLGSEPCSHTTDLYNEMLCKILPPEVTVKIIKRKETKEKEVISASKVRQFIAQDQIYELLEWLPQSTYDFIVSNIKKLRIKASRKDEEHED, encoded by the coding sequence ATGTATGGTCAAAAAGAGCTAAGTGTTGTTTATTTAAAAGATAAAAAAATGAGGGAGTCTTGGCTTAGTCTTTTGCAACAAAGTGGGATTGAGCGAGTTTCAGAAGCGGAGATTCTTTCGTTAGACCGAACATTTGGCCTTTATCAAGATGACCATTTGGTCGCAACCGTTTCTTATAGTAAAAATATTATCAAGTATGTAGCAATTTTAGAAAATTACCGAGAAGGTGGCAGAGTATTCAACCAACTCATTTCTAAAGTGATGAGTACACTAGCCTACGAACAAATTTTTCACATACTGGTTTTTACAAAGCCAGTTTATATTCAGTCGTTCAATTATCTAGGCTTTCAATTATTGACTCAAACACCTCAGGGGGCATTTTTAGAGACGGGAGATGACTCCATTCAACGCTATCTTGCACAGTTGCCCAAAGCACAAAAAAATGCGGAAGTTGCAGCCATTGTCATGAATGCGAATCCTTTTACCAAAGGGCATCTTTATTTGATTGAAGAAGCGTTAAAACAAAGTGATTTCTTATATATTTTTGTTGTGAGCGCGGAAGAATCTCTGTTTACTTCAAAAGAGCGCTACGAGTTGGTACGAGCTGGGGTGGATCATTTGAAAAATGTGGCGGTTTGTCCTGGGGGAGAATATATGGTTAGTTTGGCCACTTTTCCTGCTTATTTTCTTCAATCAGAGGATGAGGTTATTGCGTATCAAACGGAGTTGGATGCGCGATTGTTCAAAGAGTGGATTGTGCCTTACTGCCACATAACCAAACGTTTTTTAGGGAGCGAGCCCTGTTCACATACGACAGATCTTTATAATGAAATGCTGTGTAAAATATTACCCCCTGAGGTTACGGTCAAAATTATAAAAAGGAAAGAAACAAAAGAAAAAGAGGTCATTTCGGCTTCGAAAGTTCGGCAATTCATTGCGCAAGACCAGATTTATGAGCTGTTGGAATGGCTCCCTCAATCGACCTATGATTTTATTGTTTCAAATATAAAAAAATTGAGGATCAAAGCAAGTAGAAAGGACGAAGAACATGAAGATTGA
- the citD gene encoding citrate lyase acyl carrier protein translates to MKIEKTALAGTLESSDIQIMLSQGENGIEIELESQVMEQFGKQITKVIRETLVSYGIDQVKVKAVDKGALDCTIQARTRAAIQRSLGKEHDLDWEALV, encoded by the coding sequence ATGAAGATTGAAAAGACAGCACTTGCAGGTACATTGGAATCAAGTGATATTCAAATTATGCTCTCTCAAGGAGAAAACGGCATTGAAATTGAATTAGAAAGTCAAGTCATGGAGCAATTTGGCAAACAAATTACCAAAGTAATTCGTGAAACGTTGGTAAGCTATGGAATTGATCAAGTAAAAGTAAAAGCAGTAGACAAAGGAGCGCTTGATTGTACAATTCAAGCAAGAACAAGAGCAGCGATTCAACGATCACTGGGCAAAGAACATGATTTAGATTGGGAGGCGCTTGTGTAA
- the citE gene encoding citrate (pro-3S)-lyase subunit beta — translation MERLRRTMMFVPGNNPSMVKDAGIYGADSIMFDLEDSVSMTEKDAARMLVFQALQTVDYGKAELVVRINELHSDFGKADIYAVVKAGVNVIRLPKTETVEDVTEVEEVIEAAEKFFNIPIGKTKMMAAIEGASGVLNAPDIAKASQRLIGIAIGAEDYVTNMKTHRYPDGQELFFARSMILHAARAAGIAAFDTVYSDVENEAGLRAEVELIHQLGFDGKSVINPRQIPVVNSVYQPSEKEIENAKAVIRAIEEAKTKGSGVIALNGKMIDKPVVERAERVMMLAKASGLLDEEDM, via the coding sequence ATGGAACGATTAAGAAGAACGATGATGTTCGTACCAGGTAATAATCCAAGTATGGTCAAAGACGCAGGCATTTACGGAGCAGATTCAATCATGTTTGATTTGGAAGATTCTGTTTCCATGACAGAAAAAGACGCTGCACGTATGCTTGTTTTTCAAGCTTTACAGACAGTAGATTATGGAAAAGCAGAGCTCGTTGTTAGAATCAACGAGTTACATTCTGACTTTGGGAAAGCAGACATTTATGCTGTGGTTAAAGCTGGGGTCAACGTGATTCGCTTACCTAAAACGGAAACGGTTGAAGATGTAACCGAAGTAGAAGAGGTGATTGAAGCAGCAGAGAAATTTTTTAATATTCCAATAGGAAAAACCAAGATGATGGCAGCTATCGAGGGTGCATCAGGAGTTCTTAATGCACCAGACATTGCAAAAGCAAGTCAAAGACTGATTGGGATTGCCATCGGAGCAGAGGACTATGTAACAAATATGAAAACGCACCGCTATCCAGATGGTCAAGAGCTATTCTTTGCACGTAGCATGATTTTGCATGCAGCTCGAGCAGCCGGAATTGCTGCATTTGATACGGTTTATTCAGATGTAGAGAATGAAGCAGGACTGCGAGCTGAAGTGGAGTTGATTCATCAGTTAGGGTTCGATGGAAAATCGGTGATTAATCCACGTCAAATTCCTGTAGTTAACAGTGTGTATCAACCTAGCGAGAAAGAAATTGAGAATGCCAAAGCAGTAATCAGGGCCATTGAAGAAGCAAAAACAAAAGGCTCAGGTGTTATTGCGCTAAATGGAAAAATGATTGATAAACCTGTGGTGGAACGTGCAGAGCGCGTCATGATGTTAGCAAAGGCATCTGGTTTACTAGATGAGGAGGATATGTAA
- the citF gene encoding citrate lyase subunit alpha translates to MKNQVNRDIPAEFLKEYQPFETTEIGNPIIQRSAPKVRAVTLGDDKLVNSVEEVIKKSGLKDGMTISFHHHFREGDYVFNHVMKVIKEMGFKDLTLAPSSLTNVMNDRVVECIKQGVITSITTSGMRGSLGEFVSRGGMKNPVILRSHGNRARAIEAGDIKIDVAFLGVPNADAYGNANAIYGKAVFGSLGYAKIDAQYADKVVLLTDTLVPYPNTPISIPQTQVDYVVKIDEIGDPEKIGAGATRFTKDPKELKIAQTVNQVIVNSPYFKNGFSFQTGTGGAALAVTRYLKEDMKEQNIKASFALGGITKPTVDLLNEGLVEKILDVQDFDKGAALGMAQNQNQQEIDASFYADPHNKGAVVNQLDIVILSALEIDTKFNVNVMTGSDGVLRGAIGGHQDAANAKMTIISAPIVRGRIPTVVKDVTTVITPGASVDVLVTEVGIAINPNRQDLVELFKQTKIPVFPIEELQARAEKIVGVPEPLVFTDRVVALVEYRDGTLIDVVKEIK, encoded by the coding sequence ATGAAAAATCAAGTGAATCGTGATATTCCAGCAGAATTTTTGAAAGAATATCAACCGTTTGAAACAACGGAAATCGGCAATCCTATCATCCAACGTAGTGCACCCAAAGTACGTGCAGTGACTTTAGGAGATGATAAATTGGTAAACAGTGTAGAGGAAGTCATCAAAAAGTCTGGGTTAAAAGATGGCATGACGATTTCTTTCCACCATCATTTCCGCGAAGGCGATTATGTGTTTAATCATGTCATGAAAGTTATCAAAGAAATGGGCTTTAAAGATTTGACATTAGCGCCCAGCTCACTTACAAATGTTATGAATGATCGAGTGGTTGAGTGCATCAAGCAAGGCGTGATTACGTCTATCACTACAAGCGGCATGCGTGGTTCGCTAGGCGAGTTTGTCTCACGTGGTGGCATGAAAAATCCAGTGATTCTACGTTCGCATGGGAATCGCGCACGCGCAATTGAAGCAGGAGATATTAAGATTGACGTGGCGTTTTTAGGCGTACCAAATGCAGATGCTTATGGAAATGCGAATGCTATTTACGGAAAAGCGGTTTTTGGGTCGTTAGGCTATGCCAAAATAGATGCTCAATACGCGGATAAAGTGGTACTTTTGACAGATACTCTGGTTCCTTATCCGAATACTCCAATTAGTATTCCACAAACACAAGTCGATTATGTTGTAAAAATTGACGAAATTGGAGATCCAGAAAAGATTGGAGCAGGTGCGACACGTTTCACCAAAGATCCTAAGGAATTAAAGATTGCGCAAACCGTTAACCAAGTGATTGTCAACTCGCCGTATTTTAAAAATGGTTTCTCCTTCCAAACTGGGACAGGTGGGGCTGCACTTGCTGTGACAAGGTACCTAAAAGAAGACATGAAAGAACAAAATATTAAGGCTTCATTTGCATTAGGGGGCATTACCAAGCCAACCGTTGATTTGTTGAATGAAGGATTAGTTGAAAAAATATTAGATGTTCAAGACTTTGATAAAGGTGCTGCTCTTGGCATGGCCCAAAATCAAAACCAACAAGAGATTGATGCCTCATTTTATGCAGATCCACACAATAAAGGGGCGGTAGTCAACCAACTTGATATCGTGATCTTATCTGCTCTTGAAATTGATACGAAGTTCAATGTCAATGTGATGACTGGTTCTGATGGTGTTTTACGAGGGGCGATTGGGGGTCACCAAGACGCTGCCAATGCTAAAATGACGATTATTTCTGCACCGATCGTTCGAGGTAGAATACCTACAGTTGTAAAAGATGTGACAACAGTCATCACACCAGGGGCAAGTGTCGATGTGCTCGTAACAGAAGTTGGGATTGCTATCAATCCAAATCGTCAAGATTTAGTAGAGTTGTTTAAGCAAACCAAAATTCCTGTCTTTCCAATCGAAGAATTACAAGCACGAGCTGAAAAAATTGTTGGCGTGCCGGAACCATTAGTCTTTACAGATCGAGTGGTTGCTCTCGTTGAGTACCGTGATGGCACATTGATTGATGTCGTGAAAGAAATTAAATAA
- the citX gene encoding citrate lyase holo-[acyl-carrier protein] synthase: MKNVFEKGIPQRLEDMLEARENRSQFQKSLMQRFPDATLLALKINVPGPVKNNEAIQNIFCETTQRLEDTLKQASMAVLEKVIRDLASGPELFLVVNVKAKALKECTLYVEQSFCLGPLIDMDVFQVQAGQLSDISRTSLGVAPRKCFVCKEEAKNCARNRTHSLEEVQREMSTLYFTFFDE, translated from the coding sequence ATGAAAAATGTTTTTGAAAAAGGGATCCCTCAACGATTGGAAGACATGTTGGAGGCACGGGAAAATCGGAGTCAATTTCAGAAAAGTCTGATGCAACGATTCCCTGATGCGACCTTACTGGCACTGAAAATTAATGTTCCTGGACCCGTTAAAAATAACGAAGCCATTCAAAACATTTTTTGTGAAACGACACAACGCCTGGAAGACACTTTAAAACAAGCGAGTATGGCTGTTTTGGAAAAGGTTATCCGTGACTTGGCCAGTGGACCGGAACTGTTTTTAGTAGTCAACGTCAAGGCCAAGGCACTTAAAGAATGCACGCTTTATGTTGAACAGAGTTTTTGTCTAGGTCCATTGATAGATATGGATGTTTTCCAAGTGCAAGCAGGCCAACTTTCAGACATTTCACGTACGTCGTTAGGTGTTGCTCCAAGAAAATGCTTTGTATGTAAAGAGGAAGCAAAAAATTGTGCGCGTAACCGGACACATTCTCTAGAAGAAGTTCAACGAGAGATGAGTACCCTGTATTTCACTTTTTTTGATGAATAA
- the citG gene encoding triphosphoribosyl-dephospho-CoA synthase CitG, with translation MEKEMREVASYAERALLYEVTCTPKPGLVDAVDAGAHEDMDIFTFIKSSCVLRGYFEEFFKRGYQAEKELPLPELFEQIRQLGLEAEQAMYQVTFGVNTHKGAIFSLGILLCATGYVHKQNTSITVEKVLSVTKKMLIRLSADFKKLNLGENQSYTAGEQLYLKYGISGIRGEASAGYPLVYNYALPFLKKSKGTTHERMLDTLLYLVTLAEDTNLIKRGGSLATLFEVRKKIKNYFDHGGSKSDQGKQDLATLNQEFKDKNLSIGGSADLLIVTLYFFFLEGNDLANSEA, from the coding sequence GTGGAAAAAGAGATGAGAGAGGTAGCGTCTTACGCTGAAAGAGCGCTACTATATGAGGTAACGTGTACGCCAAAACCAGGGCTAGTAGATGCCGTGGATGCGGGAGCACATGAGGATATGGATATTTTCACATTCATCAAAAGTAGCTGTGTACTGAGAGGGTACTTTGAAGAGTTTTTTAAAAGAGGCTATCAAGCAGAAAAAGAGCTACCGTTACCTGAATTGTTCGAACAAATTAGACAACTAGGCCTTGAAGCGGAACAAGCCATGTACCAAGTAACTTTTGGGGTGAATACGCATAAGGGTGCCATTTTTTCGTTGGGCATCTTGCTGTGTGCTACAGGGTATGTGCACAAGCAAAATACTAGCATAACAGTAGAAAAAGTATTGTCTGTGACGAAAAAAATGTTGATTCGACTGTCCGCCGATTTTAAGAAATTAAACTTAGGTGAGAATCAATCCTATACTGCGGGGGAGCAACTGTATCTGAAATATGGTATTTCTGGCATTAGAGGTGAGGCGAGTGCAGGTTATCCGCTTGTTTACAACTATGCACTGCCTTTTTTAAAGAAGAGTAAAGGCACCACGCATGAACGCATGCTCGATACCCTGCTTTATCTTGTGACACTTGCTGAGGATACAAATCTTATTAAACGAGGCGGTTCATTGGCGACTCTTTTTGAAGTTCGGAAAAAAATCAAAAATTATTTTGATCATGGTGGAAGCAAAAGTGATCAAGGTAAGCAAGACTTGGCTACATTAAATCAAGAATTTAAAGATAAAAATCTTAGCATAGGTGGGTCGGCTGATTTACTGATTGTCACTTTGTATTTTTTCTTTTTAGAAGGAAATGATTTGGCGAACAGTGAGGCTTAA
- a CDS encoding SAM hydrolase/SAM-dependent halogenase family protein: MIMGNYLVLQTDFGLGDGAVSAMYGVAHMVSDDVVIENLTHDIPPYDIWVASYRLYQTVQYWPKGTVFVSVVDPGVGSQRQSIVCKTKSGHYIITPDNGSLTHIMHYQGLEEVRVIDEVTSRLPHSEESHTFHGRDIYAYNGARLASAEVSFEELGSVIETTSIEQLSMVDATIDNGILTGSIDVLDVRFGSLWTNIPLNSLQEVAIVHGDSLQVTIYHHGHKVYQNIMKFAKSFADVQVGEPLVYVNSLVNIGVAVNQDSFSDLYHIGTGIDWTIEVRKAPKIIFE, from the coding sequence ATGATCATGGGAAATTATTTAGTGTTGCAGACAGATTTTGGTTTAGGCGATGGTGCGGTTAGCGCGATGTATGGCGTTGCACATATGGTAAGTGATGATGTGGTGATTGAAAACTTGACCCACGATATTCCGCCATATGACATTTGGGTTGCATCTTATAGGCTGTATCAAACAGTTCAATATTGGCCAAAAGGCACCGTCTTTGTTTCGGTGGTAGATCCAGGCGTAGGTAGTCAAAGACAGAGTATTGTTTGTAAGACAAAATCAGGTCATTACATTATTACACCAGATAATGGTTCTTTGACTCATATTATGCATTATCAAGGATTGGAAGAAGTCAGAGTAATCGACGAAGTAACAAGCCGGTTGCCTCATTCTGAAGAAAGTCATACTTTCCATGGTCGTGACATTTATGCGTATAACGGTGCTCGTCTAGCTTCGGCAGAAGTATCGTTTGAAGAGTTGGGTAGTGTAATTGAAACGACTTCGATCGAGCAATTATCTATGGTTGATGCTACAATTGATAATGGAATTCTAACAGGCAGCATCGATGTCTTGGATGTCCGCTTTGGTTCACTTTGGACAAATATTCCATTAAATTCCTTACAAGAGGTTGCAATTGTTCACGGAGATTCCTTACAAGTGACAATCTATCATCATGGGCATAAGGTTTACCAAAATATTATGAAATTTGCCAAGTCATTTGCTGATGTTCAAGTTGGAGAGCCACTTGTCTATGTGAATTCTTTGGTGAATATTGGGGTAGCAGTCAATCAAGACTCGTTTTCCGATTTGTATCATATTGGGACAGGAATCGACTGGACCATCGAAGTTAGAAAAGCTCCAAAAATAATTTTTGAATAA
- a CDS encoding ECF-type riboflavin transporter substrate-binding protein, whose amino-acid sequence MKKELSVKTIVAIGIGAAVFVILGRFAIIPTGFPNTNLETSYPFLALMSVIYGPLAGALIGFIGHTLKDFTTYGSAWWSWVICSGLVGVIYGIAGRKIDLIHGQFGKKEIIHFNLYQIVGNALVWGIIAPILDIVMFSEPAGKVFTQAAIASIANMVAVGVIGTLLMKAYAATRPQKGSLTKEEE is encoded by the coding sequence ATGAAAAAAGAATTATCAGTTAAAACAATTGTTGCTATTGGAATTGGCGCTGCAGTTTTTGTGATTTTAGGAAGATTTGCTATTATTCCAACGGGTTTTCCCAATACTAATTTGGAGACAAGCTATCCTTTCTTAGCTTTGATGTCTGTTATTTATGGGCCTTTAGCAGGTGCGTTGATTGGCTTTATTGGACACACTTTAAAAGATTTCACTACATATGGAAGCGCGTGGTGGAGTTGGGTAATATGTTCGGGTTTGGTTGGCGTAATTTACGGAATTGCAGGACGAAAAATTGATTTGATACACGGACAGTTTGGGAAAAAAGAAATTATCCATTTTAACCTGTATCAAATAGTTGGAAATGCGCTTGTTTGGGGTATCATTGCACCGATATTAGATATCGTGATGTTTAGTGAACCAGCAGGAAAAGTCTTTACACAAGCAGCGATTGCCAGTATAGCAAATATGGTAGCTGTAGGTGTCATTGGAACGTTACTAATGAAAGCCTATGCCGCAACGCGTCCTCAAAAGGGAAGCTTAACCAAAGAAGAAGAGTAA